In Ischnura elegans chromosome 6, ioIscEleg1.1, whole genome shotgun sequence, one genomic interval encodes:
- the LOC124160567 gene encoding kielin/chordin-like protein, with protein MKSLLISFVLALAFATQTFGLTEILSEDCSKCPDCLNDAHLGGYTYPNKDICKFCQCKNGVGSLEKCENGTRYDGNKGGCVHDDTGKCSCCTDCCLNECPICYHGIDFPMKNDNDKCAYCLCSKDGGIYKEKCPWGYRFNVETGSCDIRDPECGQIDCPGVKCTGGDHEEHFKDENSKDNCDFCCCKPNDTNVYYKSCPWGEKFLHGTCDESTKGQCKPPAGRSVDEFVPVNPCHGVVCPRDHTKALLKASRKSPHSYCKCQSDGEVALHHCQPGHTFDERIQSCVSTPKLTSWSDCDTVTCPADPTGYPLQVDPVNPAAYCQCDWGGKAHPMPCNPGAFFNYDYQKCL; from the exons ATGAAGA GCCTGCTGATTTCTTTCGTCCTGGCATTGGCCTTTGCCACCCAGACCTTCGGCTTGACCGAAATTCTCAGCGAAGACTGCTCGAAATGTCCGGACTGCCTGAACGATGCACACCTAGGCGGCTACACATACCCCAATAAGGACATCTGTAAATTCTGCCAATGCAAAAATGGAGTAGGAAGCTTGGAAAAGTGCGAAAATGGCACGAGGTACGACGGGAATAAGGGAGGTTGCGTCCACGACGATACCGGAAAGTGTTCGTGCTGCACCGATTGCTGCCTGAACGAATGCCCCATATGCTACCATGGCATTGACTTCCCGATGAAGAACGACAACGACAAGTGCGCCTACTGCCTCTGCTCCAAGGATGGTGGCATCTATAAGGAAAAGTGCCCGTGGGGCTACAGATTCAACGTTGAAACCGGCTCCTGCGACATCCGGGATCCCGAGTGCGGGCAAATTGATTGCCCCGGGGTCAAGTGCACTGGTGGAGACCATGAAGAACACTTCAAAGACGAGAATAGCAAGGACAATTGCGACTTCTGCTGCTGCAAACCTAACGATACCAATGTCTACTACAAGAGTTGCCCATGGGGAGAGAAGTTCCTCCATGGTACATGTGACGAGAGCACTAAGGGACAATGCAAACCACCAGCAGGCAGGTCCGTGGATGAATTCGTACCGGTGAACCCCTGCCACGGCGTCGTCTGCCCTCGTGACCACACCAAAGCCCTCCTGAAAGCAAGCCGGAAATCTCCCCACTCTTACTGCAAGTGCCAATCCGACGGAGAGGTCGCGTTGCACCACTGCCAACCCGGACACACCTTCGATGAGAGGATCCAATCCTGCGTGTCTACGCCCAAGTTGACCTCGTGGAGCGATTGCGACACAGTCACCTGCCCAGCTGACCCAACCGGCTACCCGCTGCAGGTCGACCCCGTCAACCCCGCCGCTTACTGTCAGTGTGACTGGGGCGGCAAGGCTCACCCGATGCCATGCAACCCTGGAGCTTTCTTCAATTACGACTACCAGAAGTGCCTTTGA